Below is a window of Hyphomonas neptunium ATCC 15444 DNA.
GTCAAAAAACCCCTCGACCAGGAACCTGAAACGCCCGCGGCAGAGCCTGCCGGCGCGCCCGCCGACGCACCGGCGCGTTCAGGGCATCACTCGCCTGTCCACCATCTTCAGGCCCGGATCGAAGCGGCGTTCTCGGCCCGCAATGAACCCCGCCTGATGCGCATCATGACAATGGTGCTGGTTGTTGCCCTTTCCATGTGGGTGGCTGCCCTGATCCTGCAAAGCGGCGCCTGAACGGTTTTCGCGTGGCAGGCGACTTGCTAGGGATAAGCAGGTCGTGTCGTTCCGGCACTTAGATTCTCAGGGAGTTACCGCGCATGCGCGTCAGAAAAGCTGTTCTTCCCGTGGCCGGGCTCGGCACGCGTGTGCTGCCTGCCACCAAGGCGATTCCGAAGGAATTGCTGCCCGTGGTGGACCGTCCGGTGATCCAGTATGTGGTCGATGAGGCCATCGAGGCCGGGATCGAGCACATCGTTTTCGTCACTGGCCGCAGCAAAGGCGCCATCGAAGACTATTTCGACCATGCCTATGAGCTGGAAGCCCAGCTGAAGCTCAAGAACAAGACCGATATTCTCAAACAGGTCGAGGCCTCGCGCCTTCCGGCCGGCTCATCCAGCTTTGTACGCCAGCAGGCGCCGCTGGGCCTGGGCCATGCGGTATGGTGTGCGCGCGATGTGATCGGCAACGAGCCGTTTGCCGTGCTGCTTCCCGATGTGATCGTGAAGGGTAAGCCTTCGAGCCTGAAGCAGATGGTCGACGCCTATGACAAGGTGGGCGGCAATATCGTCGCCGTTGACCCTGTGCCTGAAGAGCGCGTCTCTTCCTATGGGGTGATCGCGCCGGTTTCGCGTGATGGCCGCCTGATCAAGATGTCCGGCATGGTGGAAAAGCCGCCGCGTGACAGCGCGCCGTCTAACCTTGCCATCACCGGGCGCTACATCCTCCAGCCGGAAATCTTTGGTCTTCTGGAAAAACAGGGCGCGGGCGCAGGCGGGGAAATCCAGCTGACCGACTCGATGGCCAAGCTGATGGAGCTTCAGGACTTCTACGCCTACGAATTTGAAGGCTCTGTCCATGATTGCGGCAACAAGACCGGCTATTTCGATGCCGTGCTGGCCCATGCGCTGGATAATCCGGATACGGCGGAGTTTGCCCGCGCACTGGTGAAGAAGACCGCGCAGGGGCTTTGAGCCTTCTGTAACCCGAACTGTTGCAGCCCTCACCTCCCACGCTCTTCGAGCGCGGGCCTGCTCCGGGCGTTTGCAGTGCAAACGCTGATCCTCCGCAACCTCTCCCACTTCGCGCGAGAGGGGTTAAGGGCGGCTCTGGACGTGGCGGTGAAATATCCTGTCATATGAAGTGGGGGCGGCGGGTCTTTTGCCCGCTTTACCTCGCGTCGCGGTTCTGGTTAGGACGGCGCCATGACCCAGACCCTGACACTCCCCGCTTTTGAAGATGTTCTTGCCGCCGAGCAGCGCCAGCGCGGCGTCGTGCGCGAGACGCCTGTGCTGAGCCATCCGGCACTGGATGAGGCCGCCGGAGCGGAGCTGCTCATCAAGGCCGAATGCCTGCAGGTAACGGGAAGTTTCAAGATCCGCGGGGCGATGAACCGGCTGGCGCAGGTGCCGCCGGAAGGCAAGGCGGCGGGCGTTGTGGCGTTCTCCTCGGGCAACCATGCGCAGGGCGTGGCGCGGGCCGCGCGCCTGCTGGGGATGCCGGCGCTGATCGTGATGCCGTCGGACGCCCCGCAGGTGAAGGTGGACGGCGTGCTGGCCGATGGCGGCGAGGTTTACCTTTACGACCGCAACACCGAGAACCGCGAAGAGATCTGCGCGCGGCTGGCGGCCGAACGCGGCGCGGCGATTGTGCCCAGCTATGATGATTTCGACATCATCGCCGGGCAGGGCACGGCGGGCCTGGAGTTTGCGCGCCAGGCCGAGGCGATGGGCAAGCCGCTGGACCATCTGATTTCGCCGGCCGGCGGGGGCGGGCTGATCAACGGCGTGGCGCTGGCCTTCGGGCAGCTTTCGCCCGCCACGAAAATCTGGGCGGCAGAGCCCGAGGCGCATGACGACTGGGCGCGGTCTCTCGAAGCGGGGGAAATCCTCGCCAATGCGCCGGGAACACGCTCGATCTGTGATGCCATCCTGACACCGCAGCCGGGATACCTGACCTTTGCGCTGGGCCAGCGGCAGCTGGCGGGGGCCTTCCGGGTGTCGGATGAGGATGTGCGCGAGGCAATGCGGATGGCGTTTCGCTATCTGCGCGTGGTGGCCGAGCCGGGCGGGTCTGCGGCATTGGCGGCCGCGCTGAGCGGGCTGCCGGAGGCCCTGAAGGGCAAACGGATCGGCATCATCGTTTCGGGCGGGAATGTGGACGCGGCGCAGTATGCCGCCATTTTGGGCGCGGGCGCGTAGGGTGTGGTTTACGCGCGTTAACCAAGTCTGCTTACGGATAATAATTCGTGAAGCCGCCACAAGTATGGTTAAATTCACCTTCCGCACCCGGAGGAGATTAACCGCGTCTCTTTCAGGAGACCTTATCGCGTATTGATTAAACCTGTAGCCGGGAACGCAGCAGAAGCTGCGCGATAGAGGGCTGCAGAATGAAAGCGATACCCCTGATAAGCCTCGGCCTGTCACTGGCGCTTGGCGCGGGCGCCATCTTCTTCGGGCGAGAGTTCATGTCGGGCGATGGCGGAGAGGCCAATGCCGCCGTGGCAGCGCCCGCGATTGCGATGACGCAGATTGCCGTTGCCAGGGCCACCATAGAGCCGGGCAAGCTGATTGACGCCAGCATGGTGGAAATGCGCGACTGGCCGGAAAGCGCGGTGCCCGCTGGCGCCATGCGCGCGGTGACCGATCTGGGCGAGACCGCCTATTCGCGCGGTCTGGTGGTGGCCGGAGAGCCGTTGCTGGCCGAGAAGATCGATACGACAGGCAGTGTGCTGACATTGGCAGCCAACATTCAGCCGGGCATGCGGGCGGTGTCGGTCGTGGTGGCCAATGATACCGGTGTTGCAGGTTTTGTGCTGCCGGGAGACCGGGTGGACGTGAACGAATTCGTCGAAGCCAAGGACGCGCGCGGCGCGCCCGAGGATTCGCGGCGCTCGGCCGATGTGTTTGCCCAGCCTGTGCTGAAGGGCGTGAAGGTTCTGGCCGTGGACCAGACATTTGAAGAGGGGCTTGAGGGCGCGTATCCGTCCAACACGGTTACTCTGGAGGTTACGCCCCAAGATGCGCTGCTGCTGGGCGCGGCCAGCCGGCGCGCGGCGCTGGGGCTGGCGCTGATCGGGCGGGAAGAGGAACTGGCGGAGATCATAGCAGTGCCAAAGGTGGCGCCGCCGAAACGGCCGCAGACGCGGCCTGCGCGGACGGTGCGC
It encodes the following:
- the cpaB gene encoding Flp pilus assembly protein CpaB, producing the protein MKAIPLISLGLSLALGAGAIFFGREFMSGDGGEANAAVAAPAIAMTQIAVARATIEPGKLIDASMVEMRDWPESAVPAGAMRAVTDLGETAYSRGLVVAGEPLLAEKIDTTGSVLTLAANIQPGMRAVSVVVANDTGVAGFVLPGDRVDVNEFVEAKDARGAPEDSRRSADVFAQPVLKGVKVLAVDQTFEEGLEGAYPSNTVTLEVTPQDALLLGAASRRAALGLALIGREEELAEIIAVPKVAPPKRPQTRPARTVRAPTTATVRVIHGSEDAQVSTPVAPPAAPVKLTEGAS
- the galU gene encoding UTP--glucose-1-phosphate uridylyltransferase GalU, whose amino-acid sequence is MRVRKAVLPVAGLGTRVLPATKAIPKELLPVVDRPVIQYVVDEAIEAGIEHIVFVTGRSKGAIEDYFDHAYELEAQLKLKNKTDILKQVEASRLPAGSSSFVRQQAPLGLGHAVWCARDVIGNEPFAVLLPDVIVKGKPSSLKQMVDAYDKVGGNIVAVDPVPEERVSSYGVIAPVSRDGRLIKMSGMVEKPPRDSAPSNLAITGRYILQPEIFGLLEKQGAGAGGEIQLTDSMAKLMELQDFYAYEFEGSVHDCGNKTGYFDAVLAHALDNPDTAEFARALVKKTAQGL
- a CDS encoding threonine ammonia-lyase, whose translation is MTQTLTLPAFEDVLAAEQRQRGVVRETPVLSHPALDEAAGAELLIKAECLQVTGSFKIRGAMNRLAQVPPEGKAAGVVAFSSGNHAQGVARAARLLGMPALIVMPSDAPQVKVDGVLADGGEVYLYDRNTENREEICARLAAERGAAIVPSYDDFDIIAGQGTAGLEFARQAEAMGKPLDHLISPAGGGGLINGVALAFGQLSPATKIWAAEPEAHDDWARSLEAGEILANAPGTRSICDAILTPQPGYLTFALGQRQLAGAFRVSDEDVREAMRMAFRYLRVVAEPGGSAALAAALSGLPEALKGKRIGIIVSGGNVDAAQYAAILGAGA